Below is a window of Planctomycetes bacterium MalM25 DNA.
GTTCCAGAGGTCGTCGCCGAAGCCCCACGGACCGATCTCCGTCGCGCCCGCGTGGTCGACCACCCGGGCGCCCCATGCGTCGGCGATCCGCCGGCGTGTCGCGGGCAGGCTCCCGCCCGGCTCGCCGGCGACGACCACGGTCTCGATCGGCAAGGCGCTCACCTCGATGCCCGCCTGGACGCCCGAGTCGGCGAGGTGCAACGCGTAGCTCGGCGTGCAGAACAGCCGGTTGGCGCCGGAGCGCTCGATCAACCCAAGGCGCGCCACCGAAGACATGCCGCCGCCGGGGATCGCCTGCACGCCCCGCGCCACCAGCGCATCGAAAGCACTCCAGAACCCAACAAAGGGGCCGAACGAGAAGGCGAGCATCGCGCGATCGCCGGGACGGATCTCCGCGGCGTCGAGCGTGTGCTTCCATGCCTTGATCCACCACCGCCAATCCTCGGCCGTGTCAGGAACCGGCATCGGCGCGCCGCGCGTCCCGCTGGTCTGGTGGAAACGGACATAGTGGTCGCCGGGCTGCGTCAACCATTCCCCGGCGGCGGAAGCGGCGACCAGCTCGTCCTTGGAGGTGGTCGGCAACTGCTGCAGGTCGTCGAGGCTCTCCAGAACCGAGGGCGTGTCGCCAAGCTTGCGGCGGTAGAGCGCGCTCGCGGGGGTGACCGACGCTAGCATCGCGTTCAGGCGCCGGAGCTGGTGGCGTCGCAGCTCGTCTCGGGAGAGTCCCCAGGCGGGGTCAATTGCTGATTCCATAACAGGATCATACCGCGTTCACGCCGCCCGTCAGGCGGGGCCCCGCAACGGCGCTGAAAGCAGATTGCGGCAATCGCATGCGCAATTAGCACCCCCGGGTGGTGGATGAGCTCCTGGCGGCAGGTCATGATGCCAACACCACAAGAAGATTCGCTCGCTGCAATCGTCGAGGTCGTTCCCGACGAAGCGTACCGAGATCGCTTCATCGGCAAGAGACCTCCTTTTCATGGCTGGCTGGCGGCGAAGGAACGCACTGATTGCGCTGTTTGTTCTCTCCGGCTCGGCGTCGGCGTTGCAGATCGACACGCGCTACTACGCTCCGGGCGAGTTGATCCCTTCCTTGGGGGAAGCGCGTTCCCGCCCCGAGAGC
It encodes the following:
- the paaK gene encoding Phenylacetate-coenzyme A ligase, with the protein product MLASVTPASALYRRKLGDTPSVLESLDDLQQLPTTSKDELVAASAAGEWLTQPGDHYVRFHQTSGTRGAPMPVPDTAEDWRWWIKAWKHTLDAAEIRPGDRAMLAFSFGPFVGFWSAFDALVARGVQAIPGGGMSSVARLGLIERSGANRLFCTPSYALHLADSGVQAGIEVSALPIETVVVAGEPGGSLPATRRRIADAWGARVVDHAGATEIGPWGFGDDLWNDPPGLRVVESEFLAEFLAVEHGGPAGPGELSELVLTNLGRHGAPTIRYRTGDLVRPEWPTTGPCRFVRLPGGVVGRADDMMVVRGVNVFPSSIEEVLRGIEGVEEWRLVVERRGEMDELVIEVEDRSADPQRLVEALRVRLGLRVEVRPVRLGTLPRSEHKSHRLKDNR